A portion of the Oryzias melastigma strain HK-1 linkage group LG1, ASM292280v2, whole genome shotgun sequence genome contains these proteins:
- the zgc:66455 gene encoding uncharacterized protein zgc:66455: MPQKSNLSEALLIFLLMFGKYWKHCDGQENIEGSSRPPGGRGTDGSAFFALRSCHQLLRSDNGEFFSPEYLCSNPPLWCNWTIQVDPGKRIHLHLEDLTSDEACQTKQDQIHVDDPAGESGGEHKVLQKCWQEAKYTSSSNVLQVVLLIGGWPSSSYRGFYGRYQAFGPPVVYNPGENLGIRSKELEAEPGITKVSDPPVNSEQTDPEMMYDYYDTGTMAERPWESKPSGRGTEVVENHSSSESSRSYQFVVSPASTHRTTFRSGRGAALSQSDSAALPPQWRQLDKSASNSSAPPSNVEEAPAATRSKSMKPSRPEELMAADGTQQPEARDASNQLPSDSPDPKNTEQHPAPSMVEQRYDHREIKTVKNHTETLHLPGDHLFEVAVEVNFIPDLEESWDALARSLLLSLKALISKHLDVLHQQLTLSSKRIKRLNAGALYILWLQIGQGPGGGQVHRAVHSAMQGLLSSGVNLRVNRKNAIIMSVSTADVNECGTNLVLCDANADCVNHFGSYSCHCREGFKDESRLGSGGTICMDLKTSSCSSGLSSETKGVYILFFLLSSLILSLVAVAGTLYHRHHRGAFLVRCHNSGSITPPDPNNNNNHLHPEDHYSSPADSDLPPPPPPARGSRDSWAPGKERRLNVDLPLLRFSPLLPPDSYIDPQDGGKM; encoded by the exons ATGCCTCAAAAGAGCAACTTGAGTGAAGCTTTGCTCATATTTCTGCTGATGTTTGGAAAATACTGGAAACACTGTGATGGGCAG gAGAACATTGAAGGAAGCAGCAGGCCTCCAG GTGGACGAGGGACAGATGGCAGCGCGTTCTTCGCCCTGCGCAGCTGCCACCAGCTGCTACGCAGTGACAATGGCGAGTTCTTCTCCCCCGAGTACCTGTGCTCCAACCCCCCTCTGTGGTGCAACTGGACCATCCAGGTGGATCCTGGGAAGAGGATCCACCTGCACCTGGAGGACTTGACTTCTGACGAGGCCTGCCAAACCAAGCAAGACCAAATCCATGTGGACGATCCTGCCGGAGAATCGGGTGGGGAGCACAAAGTGCTGCAGAAGTGCTGGCAGGAGGCCAAGTACACTTCATCCTCAAACGTACTGCAGGTGGTTCTGCTGATCGGCGGCTGGCCCAGCTCCTCCTACAGGGGCTTCTATGGACGCTACCAGGCATTCGGACCCCCAGTGGTTTACAACCCAGGGGAGAATTTGGGGATAAGAAGCAAAGAATTGGAAGCAGAACCTGGAATAACAAAGGTCAGCGACCCACCTGTGAACAGTGAACAAACGGATCCTGAGATGATGTATGATTATTATGATACTGGCACGATGGCCGAGCGACCCTGGGAGTCCAAACCTTCCGGCAGAGGCACAGAG GTGGTTGAAAACCATTCATCTTCTGAGAGCAGCCGTTCTTACCAGTTTGTGGTGTCCCCGGCGTCCACTCACAGGACAACATTCCGGTCTGGAAGAGGTGCTGCTCTCAGCCAGTCTGACTCTGCGGCTTTGCCTCCGCAATGGCGACAGTTGGACAAAAGTGCCTCTAACTCCTCAGCACCCCCGAGCAATGTAGAGGAAGCTCCTGCTGCAACACGGTCCAAGAGCATGAAACCGAGCAGACCGGAGGAGCTGATGGCTGCTGATGGAACCCAACAACCAGAGGCCAGAGATGCCTCGAACCAGCTTCCATCTGACTCACCAGATCCAAAGAACACAGAGCAGCATCCTGCTCCAAGCATGGTGGAGCAGAGATATGACCACAGAGAGATCA aaacagtaaaaaatcaCACTGAAACTCTTCATCTTCCTGGTG ATCACCTTTTTGAAGTGGCCGTTGAGGTGAATTTTATTCCTGATCTGGAGGAGTCTTGGGATGCCCTGGCCCGATCACTGCTGCTATCTCTGAAAGCTTTG ATCAGCAAACATTTGGATGTTCTGCACCAACAGCTCACACTGTCttctaaaagaataaaaag GTTGAATGCAGGTGCCCTGTACATCCTCTGGCTGCAGATTGGACAGGGGCCTGGAGGTGGGCAGGTCCACAGGGCCGTCCACTCCGCCATGCAGGGCCTCCTCTCCTCGGGGGTCAATCTCAGAGTCAACCGCAAGAACGCCATCATCATGTCTGTGTCTACTGCAG ATGTGAATGAGTGTGGGACCAACCTGGTTCTCTGTGATGCTAATGCAGACTGTGTGAACCATTTTGGCTCGTACTCCTGCCACTGCAGAGAAGGCTTTAAGGATGAGTCTCGCCTGGGATCAGGAGGAACCATCTGCATGGACCTGAAGACCTCAA GCTGCAGCTCAGGTCTCTCCTCTGAAACAAAGGGTGTCTATATactcttcttcctcctcagcTCGCTCATCCTATCGTTGGTGGCGGTGGCTGGGACGTTGTACCACCGTCACCACAGGGGGGCGTTCCTCGTCCGCTGCCACAACAGCGGTAGCATTACCCCCCCTGAtcccaacaacaacaacaaccacctCCATCCCGAGGACCACTACTCCAGCCCTGCGGACTCTGACCtacctcctccacctccacctgccaGAGGCTCCAGAGACAGCTGGGCTCCTGGAAAAGAGCGCCGCCTGAATGTGGACCTGCCGCTACTGCGCTTCAGCCCCCTGCTGCCTCCAGACAGTTACATTGATCCACAGGATGGTGGGAAGATGTGA